In the Arachis ipaensis cultivar K30076 chromosome B04, Araip1.1, whole genome shotgun sequence genome, agtgtgattttatCAGGTTTAGaatcgggtaagggtctcaaaaatagacccgatcattatttcgggtcgggtccgtgCCATAGTTCAGGGTCACCCGAAATCGGTCCGGTGGCTCGGTCATCATAtacaattaatattttatattattagtgatggatgatggctattattatatggaatttaagtattgtaaaccttaatattttgtgttattagtaattatatataagactataagttaatgttttatgtttaaaatgcataagactttagactaatgcataatattgtgttatttgtattgatttaaatatttagtgttattaggcaatattagtattgattatagttatactttaattttagagaagagttggtttttgttatatttttctaaagtgaattttaccatgtcaaataatggttggagtcttggaattttgatatttttacatgctaacttacacgaaggtatcaaggtaatataatgttaacgacccaattttcactTGGTTTTTACTCGGTATAATCGTGGTCCGAAAATGTATAGGTTTTATCGGGTCTTGGATCAGGTTCGGATCCAACAAATAAGCCCGATATATATTTCGGATCAGATCTGGATCACATCAAACCCGATTTTACCCGACTCATGCACACCCGCACGATAACAAGAAAAGAAAGTCAACAATGTTTTGGGCTTTTGGCCAACAATCCAACATATATATATTAGtaaaaaatattaactaatattaatACAAAATATTGACCCTTAACAGTTAACATTTCTCTTATTTATATGTTAGGGAGGACGAGTCTCAACTTGTCGAGGATATTGTTAAGGATATTAGGACAAAGCTGTACCAGAAATGCCCCAATAAAATAGAAGGTGTCATTGGAAATGATGAAGTCTTTGAAGAACTTGAGTCATTGCTGAAACAGCATTCAGTAATTGGAATTTGGGGCATGGGTGGAGTAGGTAAGACAACCATTGCTAGAGCTCTGTTTGCCAAACACTTTCCCCGATATGACAGTTCATGCTTCTTGGAAGGTGTAAGAGAAAAATTTGACAGACGTGGGAAGACATACTTACTTGACAAGCTTCTCAGTTTGCTAAATGAACCAATTCATTCGTGTGATTTTGAAAAATCCTCCTCAATTAAGAAAAAGATCAGGAGTTCGAACGTTTTCATTGTACTTGATGATGTGAGTTGTGTTGACCAATTAGAAGTTTTACTTCAAGAGGTCGGTGACATACACCAACGTAGCAGACTCATTATAACGACAAGAGATAGGGACATACTTCAAGGATGGAAAGTTAATGAAATATATGAGCTCAAGGTGTTGAATGACTCTGATTCTCTAAATCTTTTTAGCTTACATGCCTTTGAGAAAGAACTTCCTGAAGAGAAATTTAAGGATCTCTCAGAAAAAGCAGTTCGTTATGCTGGCGGGCTTCCATTAGCTTTAAAAGTTTTTGGAAGATTTCTGCATACAAAAAATCTCAAGTTTTGGGAAGATGCATTGAGAAAAATCGAGAAGTATCCCCTTGATGGAGTTCAGAGGGTGTTACAAGTGAGTTTTGACGGATTGGATAAACAAGAGAAGGACATATTTTTAGACATTGCATTCTTTTTCAAGGGAGAAGATGCGGACCTTACCAAAAGGATGCTTAGCGCTAGTGGTTTGAATGCAGAATGTGGAATAGACACGCTTGTCAATAAAGCTCTAATAACAATATCATCCAACAATAAAATACGGATGCATGACTTGTTGCAACAAGTGGGTTGGAAGATAGTTAGTGAAGAATGTGAGGACCCCAGTGGACGAAGTCGACTAAGGGATAGGGAAGACGTTTCTGATGCGCTGCAATCTGAAAAAGTAAGAGATAccctgacttttttttttttttaaattcatgtttttagATGGAAATTATGGCTAATTTAGAGTTTTTGACTTTCATGTATCAGGAGGCTCCAATGGTTAAAGGCATAACATTAAACTCATTTGAAATTGATTTCGACTTGAGTGCTAATGCATTCAACAAGATGATCAATTTAAGATTTCTTAGATTCGGTAAATCAATATCATGGAATGTGTCCCATCTTGAACTTCTCAAGTCCATTTCCAATAAGTTGGTGTACTTTGAATGGAATGGATACCCTTTTAAGTCTCTTCCACCAAAATTTGGTGCTAAGCTGCTCTTTGAGATTCACTTGCGGGACAGCAATGTTGAAGAACTTTGGCAGCAAGTGCAGGTATGTAAATACGAAATGTGTGCGCGTATGTTTGTGTATANNTATATTTTTGGCGTTACTTAAGAGAGTTTcacattgtgaattttattttGCATTGTCACAGGATCTTGAGAATTTAGAGAAAATTGACCTAAGTGGATGTAAAAAGTTGATGAAGCTTCCAAATTTGTCTAAGGCGCCTAAACTTAAATGGGTGTATCTCTCAGGTTGTGAAAGTTTATGTGCCATACATGTATCTGATTTATCTGTGGATAAACTTGTTACTTTGAAGATGGATGGGTGCAAAAAACTAGAGAGACTTGAATGTAAGAAGCATTTACCATCTTTGAAGGAAATCAATCTTGATGGCTGCTTAAGTCTTGAGGAATTTTCAGTGACATCAGAtttacttgaaaggttggatttAAGCAATACAGGAATCAAGAAATTGTGCTCATCAATTGGGCGTCTTCACAAGCTTGTGTGGCTCAATCTTGAAGGTTTAGGACTTGAGAATCTTCCAGATGAATTATCTTCCCTGAAATCTCTTGAGGAGCTTAAAATATCTAGCAATGAATCGATTAACAAACAGAAGCTACATGTCCTATGCAGCGGCCTACAGGCTTTAAAAATACTACATTTGAAGCAATGTGATAAACTCTGTGAACTCCCTGACAACATCAGTTTCTTATCTCAGCTTAATGAATTAAGGCTAGATGGAAGCAGTGTGGAGAAGCTGCCGGCAAGCATCAAGAATCTTAAGGAGTTGGAGATTCTGTCCTTAAAGAATTGCTGCAAGATTCGGTCTCTACCAGAGCTCCCACCATTAATCAAAGAGTTTTGGGCAGATAATTGCACATCCTTGGAGTCGGTATCGACTTTGATGAGTTTTTTAGGGAAAATGAAAGGAAAGGACACACTCATTTCATTAAAAAAATGCACGAAACT is a window encoding:
- the LOC107635073 gene encoding TMV resistance protein N-like; translation: MSTSSSGKKYDVFISFRGEDTRTGFTSHLRSALERQKIEIYIDTKMKRGEEVWPELSQAIKNSHMSIVVFSENYASSKWCLRELVKIMECRSKQEQVVIPVFYKTDPSHVRKQTGSYGEALANLEPDLRKDVPFQVEVSSWKKALNKAANLSGWDSNKYREDESQLVEDIVKDIRTKLYQKCPNKIEGVIGNDEVFEELESLLKQHSVIGIWGMGGVGKTTIARALFAKHFPRYDSSCFLEGVREKFDRRGKTYLLDKLLSLLNEPIHSCDFEKSSSIKKKIRSSNVFIVLDDVSCVDQLEVLLQEVGDIHQRSRLIITTRDRDILQGWKVNEIYELKVLNDSDSLNLFSLHAFEKELPEEKFKDLSEKAVRYAGGLPLALKVFGRFLHTKNLKFWEDALRKIEKYPLDGVQRVLQVSFDGLDKQEKDIFLDIAFFFKGEDADLTKRMLSASGLNAECGIDTLVNKALITISSNNKIRMHDLLQQVGWKIVSEECEDPSGRSRLRDREDVSDALQSEKEAPMVKGITLNSFEIDFDLSANAFNKMINLRFLRFGKSISWNVSHLELLKSISNKLVYFEWNGYPFKSLPPKFGAKLLFEIHLRDSNVEELWQQVQDLENLEKIDLSGCKKLMKLPNLSKAPKLKWVYLSGCESLCAIHVSDLSVDKLVTLKMDGCKKLERLECKKHLPSLKEINLDGCLSLEEFSVTSDLLERLDLSNTGIKKLCSSIGRLHKLVWLNLEGLGLENLPDELSSLKSLEELKISSNESINKQKLHVLCSGLQALKILHLKQCDKLCELPDNISFLSQLNELRLDGSSVEKLPASIKNLKELEILSLKNCCKIRSLPELPPLIKEFWADNCTSLESVSTLMSFLGKMKGKDTLISLKKCTKLSENSVEIIEECAQLIMMNDAFFNASNCYKYNTRVGVCFAGSRVPREFAYRRTESSSITIQLPEPSNCLGFIYCVVLSKGKSNVNIRCQCYSADSRKVGCSGILDGNIISDSADHVYVWYDAFHCRSILENHEVQLRFQFCETTDNGDNLVGLSSVKECGVQPIRISDLDSCLLSQGLKEELTLELGKKLGLVLDIMQRYAKVESRFFLALENRCDIEISLMLEYAERFSAMSALLKKESNGVGTQIPNREGEQSVHVHVTF